The Corythoichthys intestinalis isolate RoL2023-P3 chromosome 1, ASM3026506v1, whole genome shotgun sequence genome has a segment encoding these proteins:
- the LOC130927548 gene encoding protein regulator of cytokinesis 1-like isoform X2 has protein sequence MRSEVLAAESVSCLSKTLCHLKDIWEEIGIPEDQRLQRTNVVKNHIKGLRDMMIKEEESLRNRIMSSIQDSKNQLEELCLDLQIPIHQDEVGLTMLQQENSLRTQVDGLLTEKTSRMQQLKALREQDQELCDILCSIPFCISPDSVPSKDQLNSFEQHIANQNAEKANRYAQLMGLKKQIILCMKDLDYIPETSFEKDVVCKQEDLFCLSRDNITSLKLLLCKALRNFGCVSFDVHKAPRFLTPKQVYPWLEKDKAENEAACEALRDKIQQLWDRLQVSQEEREVFKEHMVMCKKSNLKALQAGIDRLEERKRNNICHVTDAMRSEIAVFWEKCFFSTEQRQEFSPYFSQDFTEELLSLHDAEIQRLRQHYENHKEIFDGVHQWKENWRLFLELDKKATDPSRFKNRGGNLLKEEKQRAELRKNLPKLKKKLKGQIDAFESEQGSEFLVNGQKFLQYVAEQWQVHQSEKDRKKLERHLKKSKQTEEETLYGTPQTPKRRLLGNNTPNKSKWMNASSSVSVATSNSTTPSVYSGNVCRSPVPRSPRRQPPLHIVLHLHF, from the exons ATGAGAAG TGAGGTACTCGCAGCTGAGTCTGTGTCATGCCTAAGCAAAACTCTTTGCCACCTGAAGGACATTTGGGAGGAGATCGGAATACCAGAGGATCAGAGACTACAAAGAACTAATGTTGTGAAGAATCACATAAAG GGTTTACGAGATATGATGATCAAAGAAGAGGAATCCCTGAGGAATAGAATTATGAGCAGTATTCAGGACAGCAAAAATCAACTGGAGGAGCTCTGTCTTGACCTTCAGATTCCTATACATCAG GACGAGGTAGGTCTTACAATGCTCCAGCAAGAGAATAGCCTCCGCACCCAAGTCGATGGTCTCTTAACTGAGAAGACAAGTCGCATGCAGCAGCTGAAGGCTCTGCGGGAGCAGGACCAGGAGCTGTGTGACATCCTCTGCTCCATTCCATTCTGCATCTCCCCTGATTCTGTTCCCTCAAAGGACCAACTGAATAGCTTTGAGCAACATATAGCTAACCAGAATGCTGAGAAG GCAAATCGCTATGCTCAATTAATGGGCCTCAAGAAGCAGATCATCTTGTGCATGAAGGACCTGGATTACATCCCAGAGACCAGCTTTGAGAAGGACGTTGTCTGTAAGCAAGAAGACCTTTTCTGCCTCTCTCGAGATAATATTACTTCACTCAAACTGCTTCTTTGTAAG GCATTGAGAAACTTCGGATGCGTCTCTTTTGATGTTCACAAAGCGCCACGATTCCtcacaccgaaacaagtttatccatgg CTAGAGAAAGACAAGGCAGAGAACGAGGCAGCATGTGAGGCCCTTCGGGATAAGATCCAGCAGCTGTGGGACAGACTGCAGGTGTCGCAGGAGGAAAGAGAAGTCTTCAAGGAACACATGGTCATGTGCAAGAAGAGTAATCTGAAGGCG TTGCAAGCAGGGATAGATCGTCTGGAGGAACGAAAACGGAACAATATTTGCCATGTCACTGATGCCATGCGCTCTGAGATCGCTGTGTTTTGGGAAAAGTGCTTCTTCAGCACTGAGCAGCGGCAGGAATTTTCCCCATATTTTAGTC AGGATTTCACCGAGGAGCTACTAAGTTTGCATGATGCAGAGATTCAGCGTTTGAGGCAGCATTATGAGAATCACAAAGAGATTTTTGATGGGGTTCATCAGTGGAAAGAAAACTGGAGACTCTTCCTGGAGTTAGAC aaaAAAGCAACAGATCCATCAAGGTTTAAAAATAGAGGAGGAAATCTTCTCAAAGAGGAGAAGCAACGGGCTGAACTGCGCAAAAATCTGCCAAAG CTGAAAAAGAAACTAAAAGGCCAAATTGATGCATTTGAAAGTGAGCAAGGAAGTGAGTTTTTGGTTAATGGCCAGAAGTTTCTTCAGTATGTGGCAGAACAGTGGCAAGTGCATCAATCCGAGAAAGACAGAAAAAAACTAGAAAGA CATCTGAAGAAAAGCAAGCAGACTGAAGAGGAGACTCTGTACGGAACACCACAAACCCCCAAGCGCAGATTGCTGGGAAACAataccccaaataaatcaaaatggaTG aaTGCCTCCTCCAGTGTTTCTGTGGCCACATCCAACAGTACAACACCGTCTGTCTACAGTGGGAATGTCTGTCGTTCACCGGTGCCACGCTCACCAAGGAGACAACCACCTCTTCACATAgttttacatttacatttttaa
- the LOC130927548 gene encoding protein regulator of cytokinesis 1-like isoform X3, protein MEIIVPNERKESEVLAAESVSCLSKTLCHLKDIWEEIGIPEDQRLQRTNVVKNHIKGLRDMMIKEEESLRNRIMSSIQDSKNQLEELCLDLQIPIHQDEVGLTMLQQENSLRTQVDGLLTEKTSRMQQLKALREQDQELCDILCSIPFCISPDSVPSKDQLNSFEQHIANQNAEKANRYAQLMGLKKQIILCMKDLDYIPETSFEKDVVCKQEDLFCLSRDNITSLKLLLCKLEKDKAENEAACEALRDKIQQLWDRLQVSQEEREVFKEHMVMCKKSNLKALQAGIDRLEERKRNNICHVTDAMRSEIAVFWEKCFFSTEQRQEFSPYFSQDFTEELLSLHDAEIQRLRQHYENHKEIFDGVHQWKENWRLFLELDKKATDPSRFKNRGGNLLKEEKQRAELRKNLPKLKKKLKGQIDAFESEQGSEFLVNGQKFLQYVAEQWQVHQSEKDRKKLERHLKKSKQTEEETLYGTPQTPKRRLLGNNTPNKSKWMNASSSVSVATSNSTTPSVYSGNVCRSPVPRSPRRQPPLHIVLHLHF, encoded by the exons aTGGAAATAATTGTGCCGAATGAAAGGAAGGAAAG TGAGGTACTCGCAGCTGAGTCTGTGTCATGCCTAAGCAAAACTCTTTGCCACCTGAAGGACATTTGGGAGGAGATCGGAATACCAGAGGATCAGAGACTACAAAGAACTAATGTTGTGAAGAATCACATAAAG GGTTTACGAGATATGATGATCAAAGAAGAGGAATCCCTGAGGAATAGAATTATGAGCAGTATTCAGGACAGCAAAAATCAACTGGAGGAGCTCTGTCTTGACCTTCAGATTCCTATACATCAG GACGAGGTAGGTCTTACAATGCTCCAGCAAGAGAATAGCCTCCGCACCCAAGTCGATGGTCTCTTAACTGAGAAGACAAGTCGCATGCAGCAGCTGAAGGCTCTGCGGGAGCAGGACCAGGAGCTGTGTGACATCCTCTGCTCCATTCCATTCTGCATCTCCCCTGATTCTGTTCCCTCAAAGGACCAACTGAATAGCTTTGAGCAACATATAGCTAACCAGAATGCTGAGAAG GCAAATCGCTATGCTCAATTAATGGGCCTCAAGAAGCAGATCATCTTGTGCATGAAGGACCTGGATTACATCCCAGAGACCAGCTTTGAGAAGGACGTTGTCTGTAAGCAAGAAGACCTTTTCTGCCTCTCTCGAGATAATATTACTTCACTCAAACTGCTTCTTTGTAAG CTAGAGAAAGACAAGGCAGAGAACGAGGCAGCATGTGAGGCCCTTCGGGATAAGATCCAGCAGCTGTGGGACAGACTGCAGGTGTCGCAGGAGGAAAGAGAAGTCTTCAAGGAACACATGGTCATGTGCAAGAAGAGTAATCTGAAGGCG TTGCAAGCAGGGATAGATCGTCTGGAGGAACGAAAACGGAACAATATTTGCCATGTCACTGATGCCATGCGCTCTGAGATCGCTGTGTTTTGGGAAAAGTGCTTCTTCAGCACTGAGCAGCGGCAGGAATTTTCCCCATATTTTAGTC AGGATTTCACCGAGGAGCTACTAAGTTTGCATGATGCAGAGATTCAGCGTTTGAGGCAGCATTATGAGAATCACAAAGAGATTTTTGATGGGGTTCATCAGTGGAAAGAAAACTGGAGACTCTTCCTGGAGTTAGAC aaaAAAGCAACAGATCCATCAAGGTTTAAAAATAGAGGAGGAAATCTTCTCAAAGAGGAGAAGCAACGGGCTGAACTGCGCAAAAATCTGCCAAAG CTGAAAAAGAAACTAAAAGGCCAAATTGATGCATTTGAAAGTGAGCAAGGAAGTGAGTTTTTGGTTAATGGCCAGAAGTTTCTTCAGTATGTGGCAGAACAGTGGCAAGTGCATCAATCCGAGAAAGACAGAAAAAAACTAGAAAGA CATCTGAAGAAAAGCAAGCAGACTGAAGAGGAGACTCTGTACGGAACACCACAAACCCCCAAGCGCAGATTGCTGGGAAACAataccccaaataaatcaaaatggaTG aaTGCCTCCTCCAGTGTTTCTGTGGCCACATCCAACAGTACAACACCGTCTGTCTACAGTGGGAATGTCTGTCGTTCACCGGTGCCACGCTCACCAAGGAGACAACCACCTCTTCACATAgttttacatttacatttttaa
- the LOC130927548 gene encoding protein regulator of cytokinesis 1-like isoform X1 produces the protein MEIIVPNERKESEVLAAESVSCLSKTLCHLKDIWEEIGIPEDQRLQRTNVVKNHIKGLRDMMIKEEESLRNRIMSSIQDSKNQLEELCLDLQIPIHQDEVGLTMLQQENSLRTQVDGLLTEKTSRMQQLKALREQDQELCDILCSIPFCISPDSVPSKDQLNSFEQHIANQNAEKANRYAQLMGLKKQIILCMKDLDYIPETSFEKDVVCKQEDLFCLSRDNITSLKLLLCKALRNFGCVSFDVHKAPRFLTPKQVYPWLEKDKAENEAACEALRDKIQQLWDRLQVSQEEREVFKEHMVMCKKSNLKALQAGIDRLEERKRNNICHVTDAMRSEIAVFWEKCFFSTEQRQEFSPYFSQDFTEELLSLHDAEIQRLRQHYENHKEIFDGVHQWKENWRLFLELDKKATDPSRFKNRGGNLLKEEKQRAELRKNLPKLKKKLKGQIDAFESEQGSEFLVNGQKFLQYVAEQWQVHQSEKDRKKLERHLKKSKQTEEETLYGTPQTPKRRLLGNNTPNKSKWMNASSSVSVATSNSTTPSVYSGNVCRSPVPRSPRRQPPLHIVLHLHF, from the exons aTGGAAATAATTGTGCCGAATGAAAGGAAGGAAAG TGAGGTACTCGCAGCTGAGTCTGTGTCATGCCTAAGCAAAACTCTTTGCCACCTGAAGGACATTTGGGAGGAGATCGGAATACCAGAGGATCAGAGACTACAAAGAACTAATGTTGTGAAGAATCACATAAAG GGTTTACGAGATATGATGATCAAAGAAGAGGAATCCCTGAGGAATAGAATTATGAGCAGTATTCAGGACAGCAAAAATCAACTGGAGGAGCTCTGTCTTGACCTTCAGATTCCTATACATCAG GACGAGGTAGGTCTTACAATGCTCCAGCAAGAGAATAGCCTCCGCACCCAAGTCGATGGTCTCTTAACTGAGAAGACAAGTCGCATGCAGCAGCTGAAGGCTCTGCGGGAGCAGGACCAGGAGCTGTGTGACATCCTCTGCTCCATTCCATTCTGCATCTCCCCTGATTCTGTTCCCTCAAAGGACCAACTGAATAGCTTTGAGCAACATATAGCTAACCAGAATGCTGAGAAG GCAAATCGCTATGCTCAATTAATGGGCCTCAAGAAGCAGATCATCTTGTGCATGAAGGACCTGGATTACATCCCAGAGACCAGCTTTGAGAAGGACGTTGTCTGTAAGCAAGAAGACCTTTTCTGCCTCTCTCGAGATAATATTACTTCACTCAAACTGCTTCTTTGTAAG GCATTGAGAAACTTCGGATGCGTCTCTTTTGATGTTCACAAAGCGCCACGATTCCtcacaccgaaacaagtttatccatgg CTAGAGAAAGACAAGGCAGAGAACGAGGCAGCATGTGAGGCCCTTCGGGATAAGATCCAGCAGCTGTGGGACAGACTGCAGGTGTCGCAGGAGGAAAGAGAAGTCTTCAAGGAACACATGGTCATGTGCAAGAAGAGTAATCTGAAGGCG TTGCAAGCAGGGATAGATCGTCTGGAGGAACGAAAACGGAACAATATTTGCCATGTCACTGATGCCATGCGCTCTGAGATCGCTGTGTTTTGGGAAAAGTGCTTCTTCAGCACTGAGCAGCGGCAGGAATTTTCCCCATATTTTAGTC AGGATTTCACCGAGGAGCTACTAAGTTTGCATGATGCAGAGATTCAGCGTTTGAGGCAGCATTATGAGAATCACAAAGAGATTTTTGATGGGGTTCATCAGTGGAAAGAAAACTGGAGACTCTTCCTGGAGTTAGAC aaaAAAGCAACAGATCCATCAAGGTTTAAAAATAGAGGAGGAAATCTTCTCAAAGAGGAGAAGCAACGGGCTGAACTGCGCAAAAATCTGCCAAAG CTGAAAAAGAAACTAAAAGGCCAAATTGATGCATTTGAAAGTGAGCAAGGAAGTGAGTTTTTGGTTAATGGCCAGAAGTTTCTTCAGTATGTGGCAGAACAGTGGCAAGTGCATCAATCCGAGAAAGACAGAAAAAAACTAGAAAGA CATCTGAAGAAAAGCAAGCAGACTGAAGAGGAGACTCTGTACGGAACACCACAAACCCCCAAGCGCAGATTGCTGGGAAACAataccccaaataaatcaaaatggaTG aaTGCCTCCTCCAGTGTTTCTGTGGCCACATCCAACAGTACAACACCGTCTGTCTACAGTGGGAATGTCTGTCGTTCACCGGTGCCACGCTCACCAAGGAGACAACCACCTCTTCACATAgttttacatttacatttttaa